From Candidatus Woesearchaeota archaeon, one genomic window encodes:
- a CDS encoding DUF1858 domain-containing protein produces the protein MTIGEVVLKYPNTATVFMQHGLHCIGCGVAQFETIEQGAAAHGIDVKKLMADLNKAASKKE, from the coding sequence ATGACAATCGGAGAAGTTGTTCTGAAATATCCCAATACAGCAACTGTTTTCATGCAGCACGGGCTTCATTGCATTGGCTGCGGAGTTGCCCAGTTCGAGACAATAGAACAGGGAGCAGCTGCGCATGGGATCGATGTTAAAAAATTAATGGCAGATCTCAACAAAGCGGCATCCAAAAAAGAATAA
- the rnhB gene encoding ribonuclease HII, producing MIICGVEEAGRGPVIGPMVMCGLAIDENKIQQLKDIGVKDSKLLSPHERNRLFDKILELADKCEITIIPPEEIDRAVGREEDINLNWLEARKTADMINKLHPDKVYLDCPSPNCEKYAEYIKKLLKNKNPEIIAEHKADVNYPIVGAASIIAKVTRDKEIEALKKRFKVDFGSGYPADPFTAQFLKENYAKYPFFRKSWSNYKDAAAQKNQKKLFEFRK from the coding sequence ATGATAATCTGCGGTGTTGAAGAGGCTGGGCGCGGCCCTGTTATAGGTCCCATGGTTATGTGCGGCTTGGCTATTGACGAAAACAAGATTCAGCAGTTAAAAGACATCGGCGTAAAGGACTCAAAGCTTCTTTCACCTCATGAAAGAAATCGCCTCTTTGATAAAATTCTAGAACTTGCAGACAAATGTGAAATCACAATAATCCCTCCTGAAGAAATAGACCGCGCAGTCGGAAGGGAAGAGGACATCAATTTAAACTGGCTTGAAGCAAGAAAAACAGCTGATATGATCAACAAGCTCCATCCCGACAAGGTTTATTTGGACTGCCCCTCTCCAAACTGCGAGAAATACGCGGAATATATCAAAAAACTTTTAAAAAATAAAAATCCCGAGATCATAGCAGAGCACAAGGCAGATGTCAACTATCCTATTGTAGGAGCAGCATCAATAATAGCGAAAGTCACAAGAGACAAGGAGATCGAAGCTTTAAAAAAGAGGTTCAAGGTTGACTTTGGCTCAGGCTACCCTGCTGATCCTTTTACTGCTCAGTTTTTAAAGGAAAACTATGCAAAATACCCTTTTTTCAGGAAAAGCTGGTCAAACTATAAGGACGCGGCTGCGCAGAAGAACCAGAAAAAACTTTTTGAGTTCAGGAAATAA
- the smc gene encoding chromosome segregation protein SMC, protein MTKINKIVMHGFKSFAKHTELLFGDKFNCLLGPNGAGKSNILDALCFVLGKSSSKSLRAEKSSDFIYNGWKTKKASPYAEVSIYFDNSKKIFPSNEREVKISRIVKQNGQSKYKINDKTMTRQQVLDLLNIARIDPDGYNIVLQGDIVRFTEMPTEERRKVIEEIAGISVYEDKKHKAELELQKVDERLNEANVILKERETYLKELKKDRDQALKYKELNDKIRQNKATYIYTQMDRENKKKKELDEKILKHKEQVEALQRNISNLKNDILDKQGEIKKITEEVEKRGYKDSLDSEIQQLKVDTAANKTKMESFETEISRIMQRKEGLQGSLSQTEEKIESLNKEKLGLEEEKSRKLKEINDLVKKLDEFKKRNKIGKDVEDIEKEVEAIDKYLEENQNNIQRLRTEQQELLRRKDLLEFSVKSIDESIKKVEEIEKEHKKDIQDLKRKKEELKKASNELSQLLNEDSSLALQLSNSREKLTRLVEELSKLEARSVGSQERFFGNIAVKKVLENKSRLGGIYGTVGQLGKVNSKYALALEIAAGPKIDAVVVEDDKTAAKCIKYLKENKLGVATFFPLNKIKPTPIKPEVEKLKSSSGVHDLAVNLVSYESRFKDIFSHVFANTLVVDNIDVARRIGIGTSKMVTIDGDSAELSGAMHGGFRHRTKGIGFEEEDVAKNIEDKNEEAVELKTLVSSLEKRRKEVDDKVVSLRTFKANLEGDVIKIEKGLHLEDSDLDASKRKKDSLAAEIKDVDKKRDKLEDSISALNNEMAQNKTKKQELKNKINDLRNPKILAELNAFEEKKKELDADVINRGLNIKNIDDQVQSIHIRDKENTIKILKQNDKEIEGFKKQIVDLKDRIKNQYSALKEKEDKQNEFYSRFEALYKKRTKLTDEISESDKKTESLAAKLKEGGDVINGLSIDEAAIKARLAGLDEEFQQYAGVKLASHKSEEDLKKEINEFEKMRDNIGSVNMRALDIYEAVEKEFNALIEKKEKLSTEKKDVLNMMAEIEGKKKDLFMNTMVTVNDHFKKIFSLLSNKGDAFLELENEQNPFEGGVKIKVRIIGNKFLDIRSLSGGEKTLTALAFIFSIQEHQPASFYVLDEVDAALDKHNSEKFAKLIGQYSEKAQYLMISHNDHVISEADTLYGITMDENKISKVVSMKI, encoded by the coding sequence ATGACAAAAATAAACAAAATAGTAATGCACGGCTTTAAGTCATTCGCAAAGCACACAGAGCTTTTATTTGGAGATAAGTTTAACTGCCTCTTGGGGCCAAACGGAGCAGGCAAGTCAAACATTCTAGACGCGCTCTGCTTCGTGCTGGGCAAAAGCTCAAGCAAGTCATTAAGGGCTGAAAAATCTTCTGATTTCATCTACAACGGCTGGAAAACAAAAAAAGCATCGCCTTATGCAGAAGTTTCAATCTATTTTGACAACAGCAAAAAGATATTCCCGTCCAATGAGAGAGAAGTAAAGATATCAAGGATCGTAAAGCAGAACGGCCAGAGCAAATATAAAATCAATGATAAGACAATGACAAGGCAGCAGGTCTTAGATCTCCTCAACATAGCAAGAATCGACCCGGATGGCTACAATATAGTTCTTCAGGGCGATATTGTCAGGTTTACAGAGATGCCGACTGAAGAAAGAAGAAAAGTCATAGAAGAAATTGCCGGAATCTCAGTTTACGAGGATAAAAAGCATAAGGCTGAGCTTGAGCTTCAAAAGGTAGATGAAAGGCTTAACGAGGCAAATGTTATTCTGAAGGAAAGGGAAACATATCTTAAAGAATTGAAGAAAGACAGGGATCAGGCATTAAAGTATAAGGAATTAAACGATAAGATAAGACAAAACAAGGCAACCTACATTTATACGCAGATGGATAGGGAAAATAAAAAGAAAAAAGAGCTTGATGAAAAAATCCTTAAGCATAAGGAGCAAGTAGAAGCTCTGCAAAGGAATATTTCTAATTTAAAGAACGATATTCTTGACAAGCAAGGGGAGATAAAAAAAATAACTGAAGAAGTTGAAAAGCGCGGATACAAGGATTCTCTTGATTCAGAAATACAGCAGCTTAAAGTAGACACAGCGGCAAACAAGACAAAAATGGAAAGCTTTGAAACTGAGATTTCAAGAATAATGCAGAGAAAAGAGGGGCTGCAGGGCAGTCTTTCGCAGACTGAAGAAAAAATTGAATCATTGAACAAAGAAAAGCTTGGCTTGGAAGAAGAAAAGTCAAGAAAGCTGAAAGAGATAAATGATCTGGTAAAAAAACTGGATGAATTCAAAAAGAGAAACAAGATTGGAAAGGATGTTGAGGATATTGAAAAAGAAGTTGAGGCAATTGACAAGTATCTTGAAGAAAATCAGAACAATATACAGCGGCTAAGAACAGAGCAGCAGGAGCTCTTGAGAAGAAAAGACTTGCTCGAGTTCAGCGTAAAATCGATAGATGAGTCAATCAAAAAAGTGGAGGAAATTGAAAAAGAGCACAAAAAAGACATTCAGGATTTAAAGAGAAAGAAAGAAGAGCTTAAGAAGGCATCGAATGAGCTGAGCCAGCTGCTGAATGAAGATTCTTCACTGGCATTGCAGCTATCAAACTCAAGGGAGAAATTAACAAGATTAGTTGAGGAGCTGTCCAAATTAGAAGCAAGAAGCGTTGGCAGCCAGGAGAGATTTTTTGGCAATATTGCTGTCAAGAAAGTGCTTGAAAACAAAAGCAGGCTCGGCGGGATATACGGCACTGTGGGCCAGCTTGGCAAAGTAAATTCAAAGTATGCCCTTGCCCTGGAAATTGCAGCAGGCCCGAAAATAGATGCTGTTGTTGTGGAAGATGACAAAACAGCTGCAAAATGCATAAAATATCTCAAGGAAAACAAGCTCGGCGTGGCAACATTCTTTCCTTTAAACAAAATAAAGCCAACTCCAATAAAGCCCGAAGTTGAGAAATTAAAGTCGAGCAGCGGCGTGCATGACCTTGCTGTTAACCTTGTTTCTTATGAATCAAGATTCAAGGATATTTTCTCGCATGTATTCGCCAACACGCTTGTTGTTGATAATATTGACGTTGCAAGAAGAATTGGCATCGGAACATCAAAGATGGTGACAATTGACGGCGATTCTGCGGAATTAAGCGGAGCAATGCATGGCGGATTCAGGCACAGGACAAAAGGCATTGGCTTCGAGGAAGAGGACGTAGCCAAAAACATTGAAGACAAAAATGAAGAGGCTGTTGAACTAAAAACTCTTGTTTCCTCTCTTGAAAAAAGAAGAAAAGAAGTTGATGATAAGGTAGTTTCTTTGAGGACATTCAAGGCAAACCTTGAAGGGGATGTAATAAAAATTGAGAAAGGGCTTCACCTTGAAGATTCTGATCTTGATGCCAGCAAGAGAAAGAAAGACTCGCTCGCCGCTGAAATCAAAGACGTTGATAAGAAGCGGGATAAGCTCGAAGACAGCATATCTGCCCTGAATAATGAGATGGCCCAGAACAAAACAAAAAAACAGGAATTGAAAAACAAAATAAATGATTTGAGAAATCCGAAGATACTGGCTGAGTTAAATGCTTTTGAAGAAAAGAAAAAAGAGCTCGATGCTGATGTTATAAACAGGGGCCTCAATATAAAGAATATTGATGACCAGGTACAATCAATACACATCAGGGATAAAGAGAACACAATAAAAATCCTGAAGCAGAATGACAAGGAAATTGAAGGCTTTAAAAAACAGATTGTTGATTTGAAAGACAGGATAAAAAACCAGTATTCTGCTCTAAAGGAAAAAGAGGACAAGCAAAATGAATTCTATTCCAGATTTGAAGCTCTTTATAAAAAAAGAACCAAGCTGACTGACGAGATTTCAGAGTCGGATAAAAAAACAGAGTCTTTGGCAGCAAAGTTAAAAGAGGGCGGGGATGTAATAAATGGGCTTTCTATCGACGAAGCTGCAATAAAAGCAAGGCTTGCTGGATTAGATGAAGAGTTCCAGCAGTATGCCGGCGTTAAGCTCGCTTCACACAAGTCTGAAGAAGACCTAAAGAAAGAGATAAATGAATTTGAAAAGATGAGAGACAACATAGGAAGCGTCAATATGAGGGCATTGGATATCTATGAGGCTGTTGAGAAGGAGTTTAATGCGCTTATTGAGAAAAAAGAAAAACTCAGCACAGAGAAAAAAGATGTGCTTAATATGATGGCAGAGATTGAGGGCAAAAAGAAAGACCTATTCATGAACACAATGGTTACAGTAAACGACCATTTCAAAAAAATATTTAGTTTGCTCTCAAACAAAGGGGACGCATTCCTGGAGCTTGAAAATGAGCAGAATCCATTTGAGGGCGGTGTTAAGATAAAAGTAAGAATAATTGGAAATAAATTTTTAGATATCAGAAGCCTGTCTGGCGGAGAAAAAACACTCACAGCGCTTGCATTCATCTTTTCGATACAGGAGCATCAGCCGGCATCCTTCTATGTTCTCGATGAGGTTGACGCTGCTCTTGACAAGCACAATTCAGAAAAATTTGCAAAGCTGATAGGCCAGTATTCTGAAAAAGCCCAGTATCTGATGATCAGCCATAATGACCATGTTATTTCAGAAGCAGATACTTTATACGGAATAACAATGGATGAAAACAAGATAAGCAAGGTTGTCAGCATGAAAATATGA
- a CDS encoding shikimate kinase yields MNITLIGMAGVGKSKVGRVLAKRLNYNFIDVDEIIEKNSKLKLQQIIDEFGDEEFMKIEEKTILGLGELNNCVISPGGSAAYSANAMEFLKKISVVVFLNAPFKIVDKVKNRLTRGIVGLKGKGLRSLFEERLPLYRKYADVILDLDEDYEIEGVAEEIQKRLKK; encoded by the coding sequence ATGAACATAACACTGATCGGAATGGCGGGAGTCGGAAAGAGCAAAGTGGGGAGAGTGCTGGCAAAAAGGCTTAATTACAATTTTATAGATGTTGATGAAATAATTGAAAAAAATTCCAAACTGAAGCTGCAGCAGATAATTGATGAATTTGGAGATGAAGAGTTTATGAAAATAGAAGAAAAAACAATTCTGGGTTTGGGTGAGCTGAATAACTGCGTTATTTCACCAGGAGGCAGCGCGGCTTATTCTGCAAATGCTATGGAATTTCTGAAGAAGATATCCGTTGTTGTATTTTTGAATGCCCCTTTCAAGATAGTTGATAAAGTAAAGAACCGCCTTACAAGAGGAATAGTCGGGTTGAAGGGGAAAGGATTAAGATCGCTTTTTGAGGAAAGGCTGCCTCTTTACAGAAAGTATGCTGATGTAATTCTGGATCTTGATGAAGATTACGAGATCGAGGGTGTTGCAGAAGAGATCCAGAAAAGACTGAAAAAATAA
- a CDS encoding PEP-utilizing enzyme, whose amino-acid sequence MAKLQNKNWYHDVPNQRITLYIVSVLLACLKEHDSYYNRKIRNLMFSITDVYSARACYSEPDLREGAQKLLAKCIKNTEFLKKTERIMIERGSQLLNSSRKVETIKDRSIKSLSVLFKEIYDKYARYFAIVMIPELSIEFVEKDFDEEVKSLFGKEANKVIDLLSIPRDSFLLREEKELLAISKKPNFRQLIKEHVKNYFWLNNNYVDTKYLGEGFFLDKLKSLKLTEEHNMNDKKKFLNSLEGGKYKRLKTLANMVEFITFVQDTRKRTAIEASYYINELLDEMRAKKGLSKEEISLLTGQELIQLDTITISGKELIKRKKKIVCYYHDGNYEMRTGDDGCKFEQEIAPFSISGQTTFFGRPAYRGKLRGAVNVILSVKELHKLKDKEILVTSNTTPDYVPFLKKAKAVITEKGGITSHAAIISREMKIPCIVGIKHITLALKTGDEIEVDAYKGVVKIIKRNT is encoded by the coding sequence ATGGCAAAACTTCAAAATAAAAATTGGTATCATGATGTTCCAAATCAGAGAATTACCTTGTATATTGTGAGCGTTTTGCTCGCCTGCTTAAAAGAGCATGACAGCTACTATAATAGAAAAATCAGAAACCTGATGTTCAGCATTACTGATGTGTATTCTGCAAGGGCCTGTTATTCAGAGCCTGATTTAAGAGAAGGCGCACAGAAATTATTGGCTAAATGCATAAAAAATACTGAATTTCTGAAGAAAACTGAAAGGATCATGATAGAACGAGGCAGTCAATTGCTGAATTCTTCAAGAAAAGTTGAAACTATAAAGGACAGAAGCATAAAATCATTGAGTGTGCTGTTCAAAGAAATTTATGATAAATATGCCAGGTACTTCGCCATAGTCATGATACCCGAACTTTCTATTGAATTTGTTGAGAAAGATTTTGATGAAGAGGTAAAAAGTCTATTTGGGAAAGAAGCTAACAAGGTGATAGACCTGCTTTCAATTCCCAGAGACTCTTTTTTGCTGAGGGAAGAAAAAGAATTGCTAGCAATATCAAAAAAGCCAAATTTCAGGCAACTTATCAAAGAGCATGTAAAGAATTATTTTTGGTTAAACAACAATTATGTGGATACAAAATACTTGGGCGAGGGATTTTTCCTTGACAAGCTCAAGTCATTAAAACTAACTGAAGAGCACAATATGAATGACAAGAAAAAATTTTTAAATTCATTAGAAGGCGGTAAATATAAACGGCTTAAAACCCTGGCCAACATGGTAGAATTCATAACCTTTGTGCAGGATACGAGGAAAAGAACAGCTATAGAAGCCAGCTATTACATAAATGAACTTCTTGATGAGATGCGCGCGAAGAAGGGGCTGAGTAAAGAAGAAATATCTCTGTTGACTGGCCAAGAGCTAATCCAGTTAGATACAATTACAATCTCAGGGAAAGAGCTGATCAAAAGAAAGAAAAAAATTGTATGCTATTACCACGATGGCAATTACGAAATGCGCACAGGAGATGATGGATGTAAGTTTGAACAGGAAATTGCACCTTTCAGCATATCTGGCCAAACAACTTTCTTTGGCAGGCCCGCTTATAGGGGTAAACTAAGAGGCGCAGTAAATGTTATCTTGAGCGTAAAAGAGCTACACAAACTAAAAGATAAAGAAATACTTGTAACATCAAATACAACGCCAGATTATGTTCCATTCCTAAAAAAAGCAAAAGCAGTAATTACAGAAAAAGGAGGCATAACCAGCCATGCAGCAATAATCAGCAGAGAGATGAAAATACCCTGCATTGTTGGAATTAAGCATATAACCTTGGCCCTGAAGACAGGCGATGAAATTGAAGTTGATGCTTATAAAGGCGTTGTAAAAATAATCAAGCGCAACACATAA
- a CDS encoding PEP-utilizing enzyme: MKKAEEYIKIIKDAGLVHASSRKLPLITASCIFFGYNNILKKEIGYSYGTMGNIGKGDMAYFLINEEKAGNLFNKKIKVSALRSLNKKLKALFDKDNHLFEQVKKERDVFKVLKVTFQIYPEVLAQIGFYNSIMRYVKNDKDRAKKLGKFTHLIAKDKDAVANLIYLKIEPLIKNCAEKIGKSIFEGDLLRYLTLKEFKKFLKEKKISKTQLSELSKRKAGYLYLFHKNKDNITADKEIVNSVYRQFIDAERNMGVLKGITAYPGKVVGKVYKVFHGVKIAKPGYVLVTSITKPDDAPLLSKFAAIITDEGGALSHIAVVAREFKIPSIMSTKIATKVLKDGDLVEIDANKGIVRILKKK; encoded by the coding sequence ATGAAGAAGGCAGAGGAGTATATAAAAATCATTAAAGATGCTGGGTTGGTCCATGCAAGCTCAAGAAAACTTCCATTAATAACTGCCAGCTGTATATTTTTTGGCTATAATAATATTCTTAAAAAAGAAATAGGATATTCTTATGGGACTATGGGGAACATAGGGAAAGGTGACATGGCTTATTTCTTAATTAATGAAGAAAAGGCAGGAAACTTGTTTAATAAAAAAATTAAAGTGAGCGCGTTGAGGTCTTTAAATAAAAAATTAAAAGCCCTCTTCGATAAAGACAATCATCTTTTTGAGCAAGTAAAAAAAGAAAGAGATGTTTTCAAAGTTTTAAAAGTCACATTCCAAATATATCCTGAGGTTCTTGCCCAAATTGGGTTCTATAATTCAATAATGAGATATGTAAAAAATGACAAAGACAGGGCCAAAAAATTGGGAAAATTCACCCATTTGATTGCTAAAGATAAAGATGCTGTTGCCAACTTGATATATCTTAAAATAGAACCGTTAATTAAAAATTGCGCAGAAAAAATCGGGAAATCTATCTTTGAGGGTGATTTATTAAGGTATTTGACATTGAAAGAGTTTAAGAAATTTTTGAAAGAGAAAAAAATCTCTAAGACCCAATTATCTGAATTATCGAAAAGAAAGGCAGGTTATTTGTATCTTTTTCACAAAAATAAGGACAATATTACTGCTGATAAGGAAATTGTTAATAGTGTTTATAGACAGTTTATTGATGCTGAACGCAATATGGGCGTTTTAAAAGGAATAACTGCTTATCCTGGAAAGGTGGTGGGGAAGGTTTATAAGGTGTTCCACGGAGTAAAAATCGCTAAACCCGGATATGTGTTAGTGACAAGCATAACAAAACCAGATGATGCACCTCTGCTTAGTAAATTCGCAGCCATAATTACAGATGAAGGAGGTGCGCTTTCTCATATTGCAGTTGTTGCCCGAGAATTCAAAATCCCCAGCATTATGAGCACTAAAATAGCTACAAAGGTCTTGAAAGATGGCGATCTTGTTGAAATTGATGCCAATAAGGGCATTGTAAGGATATTGAAAAAGAAATAG
- a CDS encoding helix-turn-helix domain-containing protein produces MIETEALESLGLTRNEAIVYITLLDLGKAHIGRIAEKTRMHRRTIYDCLERLIDRGLVSFIMEGKARFFIAANPQKLKEIIKEKEANIEGILPKLFEIAQQSKAITDVTVHKGKEGLKNIMEDIIKSKPKIWYSLTSAGKATEVLPFYLPQFHERRIKENIKLEIIFGRNEQAIKRSRELKKLKLTEAKLIGTKYVIPISIWLYNNKVAFMLWESETGILIENKGTADTFKNYFKVLWNASK; encoded by the coding sequence ATGATCGAAACAGAAGCATTGGAAAGCTTAGGCTTGACAAGAAACGAGGCAATAGTTTACATTACGCTATTGGATCTTGGCAAAGCCCATATTGGCAGGATTGCAGAAAAGACAAGGATGCATAGAAGAACAATCTATGACTGCCTGGAAAGGCTTATAGACCGCGGTCTTGTAAGCTTTATAATGGAGGGAAAGGCCAGATTTTTTATTGCTGCAAACCCGCAAAAATTAAAAGAGATCATCAAGGAAAAAGAAGCAAACATTGAGGGTATTCTGCCCAAGCTATTTGAAATAGCGCAGCAGTCAAAAGCAATAACTGATGTAACTGTTCATAAAGGCAAGGAAGGCTTAAAAAATATAATGGAAGATATAATCAAGAGCAAGCCAAAAATATGGTATTCCTTAACATCTGCTGGAAAAGCAACTGAAGTTCTTCCATTTTACCTTCCGCAATTCCATGAGAGAAGAATAAAGGAAAACATTAAGCTGGAGATAATCTTCGGCAGAAATGAGCAGGCAATTAAAAGGTCAAGAGAGCTTAAAAAACTTAAATTAACAGAAGCCAAGCTCATTGGCACAAAATATGTTATTCCGATATCAATTTGGCTCTACAATAATAAAGTTGCCTTTATGCTTTGGGAGTCTGAAACAGGAATTTTGATCGAAAATAAAGGAACAGCAGATACGTTCAAAAATTACTTTAAAGTTCTCTGGAACGCATCAAAATAA
- a CDS encoding glycosyltransferase family 4 protein — translation MKPKLLIATDSFLPRWDGVSRFLSEILPAIKDDYDVTVLAPDFKGEYKEIENVKVIRLKVHEFQIGDYNPPKIVYKSIKQFVKDADLVWTQTIGPIGAATIFIAKRLKKTAIAYIHSIEWELVSKSTSRNRFIGWWTYFIVKIIAWFLYNKCDIIMVPSLQIAELLTWQGIKTKKTVVQLGVNVHKFIPSTNKKQAKKNLGLAEDSIIIGFVGRIGFEKDLLTLYRAFIRLERSYQNIRLLIVGEGRKELKELFGRRKSIILSGAVNNVVPYLQAMDIYVLPSLTETSSLSTMEAMSACLPVVCTPVGVVKEYIRDGKNGLLFPKQNSYILSKKLEFLIKSPEARAALGEEARRTIVEKFSWEKTIYKVKRVLELYS, via the coding sequence ATGAAACCAAAGCTTTTGATTGCAACAGACTCATTTTTGCCAAGATGGGATGGCGTTTCAAGATTTCTGTCAGAGATACTGCCCGCCATAAAAGACGATTATGATGTTACAGTGCTTGCGCCGGATTTTAAAGGAGAGTACAAGGAGATAGAAAATGTAAAAGTGATAAGGCTCAAAGTGCACGAATTCCAGATCGGCGATTATAACCCTCCAAAGATTGTTTATAAGAGCATAAAGCAGTTTGTAAAAGATGCTGACTTAGTCTGGACACAGACAATCGGGCCAATCGGCGCAGCCACTATTTTTATTGCAAAGAGGCTGAAAAAAACAGCAATAGCATATATCCATTCAATAGAATGGGAACTTGTAAGCAAAAGCACATCGAGAAACAGATTTATCGGGTGGTGGACGTATTTTATAGTCAAGATAATTGCATGGTTTCTTTATAATAAATGCGACATAATAATGGTTCCTTCTTTACAGATTGCTGAATTGCTGACATGGCAGGGGATAAAGACAAAAAAAACAGTTGTGCAGCTGGGCGTGAATGTTCATAAATTTATCCCCTCAACAAATAAAAAACAAGCGAAGAAGAATTTGGGATTGGCCGAAGACAGCATCATTATAGGCTTTGTCGGAAGAATCGGATTTGAAAAAGACCTGCTTACATTATACAGGGCATTCATAAGGCTTGAAAGATCTTACCAGAATATTAGGCTGCTTATTGTAGGGGAAGGAAGAAAAGAATTGAAAGAATTATTCGGAAGAAGAAAAAGCATAATTTTGAGCGGCGCGGTAAATAATGTTGTGCCTTATCTGCAGGCAATGGATATTTATGTCCTGCCTTCCTTAACAGAGACGAGCTCGCTGTCAACAATGGAAGCTATGTCAGCATGCCTGCCGGTTGTATGCACGCCCGTGGGTGTTGTAAAAGAATATATCCGGGACGGGAAGAACGGGCTTTTGTTTCCAAAGCAGAACTCTTACATCTTATCTAAAAAACTGGAGTTTCTTATAAAGAGCCCTGAAGCGAGGGCTGCACTTGGTGAAGAAGCGCGAAGAACAATAGTGGAGAAATTTTCGTGGGAAAAAACTATTTACAAGGTAAAAAGAGTGCTGGAGCTTTATAGCTGA
- a CDS encoding ferredoxin: protein MAKIKIIYDKEACIGCGSCEAVCPENWKLEGDKAIPKKLELTDVGCNQEAADSCPVSAIKIVKK from the coding sequence ATGGCGAAAATAAAGATAATATATGACAAGGAAGCGTGCATCGGCTGCGGAAGCTGCGAAGCTGTATGCCCGGAAAACTGGAAATTAGAGGGCGATAAGGCAATTCCTAAGAAGCTGGAGCTGACTGATGTTGGCTGCAACCAGGAAGCAGCAGACAGCTGCCCTGTTTCAGCGATAAAGATAGTTAAAAAATAA
- a CDS encoding PEP/pyruvate-binding domain-containing protein, with protein sequence MPNIKLFKDIRKEDIPIVGGKAANLGELASMGLPVPDGFVITARAYERFVTEAGINEKIHKLLKALDVENTGQLNKTAEKVRGLIMKSRMPKALIEDIKKEYSRMNDFVAVRSSATAEDLPDASFAGQQETFLNVKGEKEVLEAVQKCFASLFTPRAIYYRVRNNFPHENVFLAVVVQKMVNADKAGVIFSINPVTQNKEEIIIEGAYGLGEAVVLGALTPHSYVIDKKTHKVKNKSISKLEWGYYRSKSGKTEKRNISHGHIEVLNENEAKGLVKFTKEIEKHYSIPMDIEWAIEGGKIYILQARPVTALR encoded by the coding sequence ATGCCGAACATAAAACTATTCAAGGATATAAGGAAAGAAGATATTCCTATTGTTGGAGGCAAGGCTGCAAATTTAGGAGAGCTGGCAAGCATGGGGCTTCCTGTTCCTGACGGGTTCGTAATTACGGCAAGGGCATATGAAAGGTTTGTAACAGAAGCAGGAATTAATGAGAAGATCCATAAACTGCTTAAAGCTCTTGATGTTGAAAATACAGGTCAGCTGAATAAGACAGCGGAAAAAGTAAGAGGGCTTATTATGAAGTCACGCATGCCAAAGGCGCTTATCGAAGATATAAAGAAAGAATATTCAAGAATGAATGATTTTGTTGCAGTAAGAAGCTCGGCAACAGCAGAGGATCTTCCTGATGCGAGTTTTGCAGGCCAGCAGGAAACTTTTTTGAATGTTAAAGGTGAAAAAGAGGTTTTGGAAGCTGTGCAGAAATGCTTTGCTTCGCTGTTTACGCCGAGGGCGATCTATTACAGGGTTAGAAATAACTTTCCGCACGAAAATGTGTTTTTAGCTGTTGTTGTCCAGAAGATGGTCAATGCAGACAAGGCAGGGGTTATATTTTCTATAAATCCTGTAACGCAGAACAAGGAAGAGATAATCATTGAAGGAGCTTATGGCCTCGGAGAGGCTGTTGTGCTTGGAGCATTGACTCCTCACTCTTATGTGATCGACAAGAAAACTCATAAAGTTAAGAACAAAAGCATATCGAAGCTGGAGTGGGGATATTACAGGAGCAAAAGCGGGAAAACAGAGAAAAGGAATATAAGCCACGGCCATATCGAAGTTCTGAATGAAAATGAAGCTAAGGGGCTGGTAAAGTTCACAAAGGAGATCGAAAAGCATTACAGCATTCCAATGGATATTGAATGGGCAATCGAAGGCGGGAAGATCTACATATTGCAGGCAAGGCCTGTGACTGCATTAAGATAG